The Rhodoferax sediminis genome has a segment encoding these proteins:
- a CDS encoding PQQ-dependent dehydrogenase, methanol/ethanol family: MKRLFPSVAFAVMLGIASTASAQNWPVYGGDAGNTRFSQSTEINTSNVNKLKVKWALQLGSLRSQESTPILVGDTLYVSSSFGPKNTFALDARTGQIRWQYSPDVPKGIDQYACCDVDNRGVAYNDGKIFVGRLDANVAALDAKTGKELWVTKIVDYTQGSVITSPPTLVKNLVITGYGGGEYGARGALVALDQATGKEVWRTYTTPLPGEKNSDTWKGDSGKLGGGAAWFVGSYDPKLNLVYYGTSNPSPWAAIVRGSDSSDIGPYTNLYTSSVIALNPETGNIVWHYQFTPHDAWDYDGVNELVFADLPVQGKKTPVIMTANRNGFFYVLDRANGKLISAKQFIDGVNWATGIDMKTGMPIEAADNAKRPGAKRKATNICPALLGGKNWMPMSYDHVTGLVYIPTLNMCMDEVGEVANYTRGAFYLGVNFNMHEAGDSGYLGGVKAWDPVAQKTVWFNKDKLPWAGGMLSTAGGLVFHGDIEGWFKALDAKTGKTLWKFNAGSGISAAPMTYTLDGKQYVAVVAGRTESIPAFAAAIGEKMVAASPEGGALYVFTLN, encoded by the coding sequence ATGAAACGTCTTTTCCCATCCGTGGCATTCGCCGTGATGCTGGGCATTGCCTCCACCGCCAGCGCCCAGAACTGGCCGGTGTACGGTGGCGATGCCGGCAATACCCGGTTCAGCCAGTCCACCGAGATCAATACCTCGAACGTCAACAAGCTAAAGGTCAAATGGGCCTTGCAACTGGGCAGCTTGCGCTCGCAGGAGTCGACGCCCATTCTGGTCGGCGACACGCTCTACGTGAGCTCATCGTTTGGTCCCAAGAACACGTTTGCACTGGACGCCAGGACCGGTCAAATCAGGTGGCAATATTCGCCGGACGTTCCAAAGGGGATTGATCAGTACGCCTGCTGCGACGTGGATAACCGTGGCGTGGCCTACAACGACGGAAAGATTTTTGTCGGCCGACTCGATGCCAATGTGGCTGCGCTCGATGCCAAGACCGGCAAGGAACTGTGGGTCACGAAGATCGTCGACTACACCCAGGGCTCGGTCATCACCTCGCCCCCGACGCTGGTCAAGAACCTCGTGATCACCGGCTACGGTGGTGGTGAATATGGCGCGCGCGGCGCTCTGGTGGCACTCGACCAGGCCACCGGCAAGGAGGTGTGGCGCACGTACACCACGCCGCTGCCGGGTGAAAAGAACAGCGACACCTGGAAGGGCGACAGCGGCAAGCTCGGTGGGGGCGCTGCCTGGTTTGTCGGCTCCTACGATCCGAAGTTGAACCTGGTCTATTACGGCACCAGCAACCCCTCGCCATGGGCTGCAATTGTTCGCGGCAGTGACAGCTCGGACATTGGCCCGTACACCAATCTCTACACCTCGTCGGTCATTGCACTCAATCCCGAAACCGGCAATATCGTATGGCACTACCAGTTCACGCCGCACGATGCCTGGGACTACGATGGCGTCAACGAGCTGGTCTTTGCTGACCTTCCGGTGCAAGGCAAGAAGACGCCCGTCATCATGACGGCCAACCGCAACGGCTTTTTCTATGTGCTCGACCGTGCCAACGGCAAGCTGATCTCCGCCAAGCAGTTCATTGACGGAGTCAATTGGGCCACCGGCATCGACATGAAAACCGGCATGCCGATCGAGGCGGCGGACAACGCCAAGCGGCCAGGCGCGAAGCGTAAGGCGACAAACATTTGCCCGGCCCTGCTCGGCGGCAAGAACTGGATGCCGATGAGCTACGACCATGTCACCGGTCTGGTCTACATTCCTACCTTGAACATGTGCATGGACGAGGTAGGCGAGGTTGCCAACTACACGCGCGGCGCCTTCTACCTCGGCGTCAACTTCAACATGCACGAAGCCGGGGACAGTGGTTACCTGGGAGGCGTCAAGGCCTGGGATCCGGTCGCGCAGAAGACGGTCTGGTTCAACAAGGACAAACTGCCTTGGGCCGGCGGCATGCTGAGCACGGCAGGCGGCCTGGTCTTCCATGGCGACATCGAGGGATGGTTCAAGGCGCTGGATGCTAAAACCGGTAAGACGCTGTGGAAGTTCAACGCCGGCTCCGGCATTAGCGCCGCGCCGATGACCTACACCCTGGACGGCAAGCAGTACGTCGCCGTCGTGGCCGGCCGCACTGAGTCCATCCCGGCGTTCGCGGCTGCCATCGGCGAGAAAATGGTCGCTGCCAGTCCCGAAGGCGGAGCGCTGTATGTGTTCACGCTGAACTGA
- a CDS encoding c-type cytochrome has translation MTTRGKIRQYLIGAACAAGALMAPEAHAAGVLRVCADPDNLPFSKADGPEHGLYVELANMVARRMGDTAQYVWWLSFSEKKALRNTLLNDKCDAYFALPADPEYKAPGVQRTQAFLDMSYAIVAPAEDKINGLADLRGKRVAVLSGSAPHILLASQKGYTTSSFVLNEDAMNALDKGEVDAAILWGPSAGYENLTRFHSRWRVTPVSGEGMSGRMAVAVRWGNDALAADINQALIDLRPDIVALADKYGFPRGKPVRLASASDGSRSMHGSGANGPADSLVQARVVRAGFIKTADTTQPAAATGGDAKAGREFFNSTCAHCHSTDGASPISARDLRRLKSRYKDQWPETAETTIKNGRPDAGMPTWAGILSQKDIDDIVSFLTTIQK, from the coding sequence ATGACAACACGCGGAAAGATCAGGCAATATCTGATCGGTGCCGCGTGTGCCGCCGGTGCGCTGATGGCGCCTGAGGCACACGCGGCAGGGGTGCTGCGGGTGTGCGCCGATCCGGACAACCTGCCTTTCAGCAAGGCGGACGGACCCGAGCACGGCCTGTACGTGGAACTGGCCAATATGGTGGCCCGGCGCATGGGCGATACGGCGCAGTATGTCTGGTGGCTGTCATTCAGCGAGAAGAAGGCGCTGCGCAACACTCTTCTCAATGACAAGTGCGACGCCTACTTTGCCCTGCCGGCGGACCCCGAGTACAAGGCTCCTGGCGTCCAGCGGACGCAGGCCTTTCTCGACATGAGCTACGCCATCGTCGCGCCGGCCGAAGACAAAATCAACGGCCTGGCCGACCTCAGGGGCAAGCGGGTCGCCGTATTGAGCGGCTCGGCGCCGCATATTTTGCTGGCCAGCCAGAAGGGCTACACCACCAGCAGTTTCGTCCTCAACGAGGACGCGATGAATGCGCTGGACAAAGGCGAAGTTGACGCCGCCATTTTGTGGGGCCCGAGCGCCGGCTATGAAAACCTGACGCGGTTTCACAGCCGCTGGCGTGTGACTCCCGTCAGCGGCGAGGGGATGTCCGGGCGGATGGCGGTCGCGGTACGCTGGGGCAACGATGCTCTGGCGGCCGACATCAACCAGGCGCTGATCGACCTGCGGCCCGACATCGTGGCACTGGCCGACAAATACGGTTTCCCGCGCGGCAAGCCCGTACGACTGGCGAGCGCATCGGATGGTTCGCGCAGCATGCATGGGTCCGGTGCTAACGGGCCTGCCGATTCTCTCGTGCAGGCGAGGGTGGTGCGCGCTGGCTTCATCAAAACTGCCGACACGACGCAGCCGGCCGCTGCCACCGGTGGCGACGCGAAAGCCGGGCGCGAATTCTTCAACAGTACCTGCGCGCATTGCCACAGCACTGATGGGGCCAGCCCTATCAGTGCGCGCGACTTGCGGCGCCTTAAATCACGCTACAAGGACCAGTGGCCTGAGACGGCTGAAACCACCATCAAAAATGGCAGGCCGGATGCCGGCATGCCAACTTGGGCAGGCATTCTGAGCCAAAAGGACATCGATGACATCGTCAGTTTCCTGACGACGATCCAAAAATAG
- a CDS encoding TonB-dependent receptor family protein, translating to MKCQFIFVDCGLPAGRPRRIAAGHALAFLIASGCTLQALGQTASEPAGERSLSPVVVTVTHGVEQSAFDAPASVDVIDASTIQNAGPEVNLSEVLVRVPGVVAQNRQNYAQDIQISSRGFGARSTFGVRGLRLYADGIPASFPDGQGQVSNFDLASASRIEVLRGPFSVLYGNSSGGVISLFTADGGPQTIADISTTWGSNGVQRTGVKLSGTEGAAQYNISAAKFSTDGYREHSAATRENFNGKLKYTVSDDTHWTFVLNNVNMPGVQDPLGLTRAEMLANPRQATPSAYTFNTRKSVSQLQGGIVFDQRLGAGQSFQITTYYGTRSTEQFQSIPVATQRPLTQPGGVIDLSSRYRGLDARWIDKSRLLGKPLTLTAGVSTDQLSQARLGFQNFVGTTLGVQGALRRDELDTVNAFDQYVQGQWEVAERWSVSAGLRHSRVSFGSQDHYIVAGNGDDSGSVSYQATTPALGVVFHVTDALNLYASAGRGFETPTLNELAYRADGGTGLNFDLHSATSRQWEVGMKTEFMSNWRLNAAYFRANTANETVVLSNFGGRSTYQNAGMTQRDGVEAALSGHWGKGWSTYLAATYLNATYGSSFLTCVAAPCTTPNTLIAAGNRIPGIPRASLFGELAWQHQAWGLETALEWRHVGKIYVDDRNSDAASQVSLINLRASLTQKLGHWAVREFVRVDNLTNRNYSGSVIVNESTSRFFEPAPGRNWLAGLGAAYTF from the coding sequence TTGAAGTGCCAATTTATATTCGTTGATTGCGGCCTGCCGGCTGGGCGTCCGCGGCGGATCGCAGCCGGCCATGCACTGGCTTTCCTGATCGCATCGGGCTGCACTCTACAAGCGCTGGGACAAACCGCATCAGAGCCGGCTGGTGAACGTTCCCTCAGTCCGGTTGTGGTGACGGTGACGCACGGCGTGGAGCAATCTGCATTCGATGCGCCGGCTTCGGTCGATGTCATTGACGCATCAACCATTCAAAATGCGGGGCCAGAGGTCAATCTGTCCGAGGTGCTGGTCCGGGTTCCCGGCGTGGTTGCGCAAAATCGCCAGAACTATGCGCAGGACATTCAGATTTCTTCGCGGGGATTTGGCGCGCGTTCCACCTTCGGTGTTCGGGGCCTGAGGCTCTACGCCGACGGCATCCCTGCGAGCTTCCCGGACGGGCAGGGGCAGGTGTCGAATTTCGATCTGGCGTCTGCTTCCAGGATCGAAGTTTTGCGCGGGCCATTTTCGGTGCTGTACGGCAACTCCTCTGGCGGCGTGATCAGCCTGTTTACCGCCGACGGCGGCCCGCAAACTATTGCTGACATATCCACCACTTGGGGTAGCAACGGCGTGCAGCGCACTGGCGTGAAATTGAGTGGCACGGAAGGTGCAGCGCAGTACAACATCAGCGCCGCCAAGTTCAGCACGGATGGTTATCGCGAGCACAGTGCTGCGACCCGGGAAAATTTCAACGGCAAGTTGAAGTACACCGTCAGCGATGACACTCACTGGACATTCGTACTCAACAACGTGAACATGCCCGGCGTTCAGGATCCTCTCGGGCTGACGCGAGCGGAAATGCTCGCCAATCCGCGCCAGGCGACGCCCAGTGCCTACACATTCAATACGCGCAAATCGGTGAGCCAGCTTCAGGGCGGTATCGTGTTTGATCAACGCCTGGGTGCTGGGCAGTCGTTCCAGATTACCACCTACTACGGCACGCGCAGTACCGAGCAGTTCCAGTCGATTCCCGTGGCCACCCAGAGACCGTTAACACAGCCGGGCGGCGTGATCGATTTGAGCAGCCGCTACCGGGGACTGGACGCACGCTGGATTGATAAATCCCGGTTGCTGGGCAAGCCGTTGACACTGACCGCTGGCGTGTCGACGGATCAGCTGAGCCAGGCGAGACTTGGTTTCCAGAACTTTGTAGGCACCACGCTCGGGGTGCAGGGAGCCCTGCGACGTGACGAGCTCGATACGGTTAACGCGTTCGATCAATACGTGCAGGGGCAATGGGAAGTGGCTGAGCGATGGAGTGTTTCTGCAGGTTTGCGTCATTCGCGCGTGTCGTTCGGCTCGCAAGACCACTACATTGTTGCCGGTAACGGCGACGACAGCGGCTCCGTCAGCTATCAGGCCACAACGCCAGCACTCGGTGTGGTGTTCCATGTCACCGACGCCTTGAACCTCTACGCTTCAGCGGGGCGCGGTTTTGAGACGCCGACCCTCAATGAATTGGCCTATCGTGCCGATGGGGGGACGGGCTTGAATTTTGACTTGCACAGTGCAACCAGCCGGCAATGGGAAGTCGGGATGAAAACCGAGTTCATGTCGAACTGGCGCTTGAATGCGGCCTATTTTCGGGCGAATACGGCCAATGAGACGGTGGTGCTGAGTAACTTTGGTGGTCGCAGCACCTACCAAAATGCCGGGATGACCCAGCGCGACGGCGTTGAGGCCGCGCTGTCCGGACACTGGGGTAAGGGCTGGTCGACGTACCTGGCCGCGACGTATCTGAATGCTACGTACGGCAGTAGTTTCCTGACTTGTGTTGCCGCACCGTGCACCACACCGAACACACTGATTGCCGCGGGAAACCGGATCCCCGGCATTCCCCGCGCCAGCCTTTTTGGTGAACTAGCCTGGCAGCACCAGGCCTGGGGTCTGGAAACCGCTCTGGAATGGCGTCACGTGGGGAAAATCTATGTGGATGATCGCAATAGCGACGCTGCGTCGCAGGTGAGTCTGATTAACTTGAGGGCTTCGCTGACACAGAAATTGGGCCACTGGGCAGTCAGGGAATTTGTTCGCGTCGACAATCTGACCAATCGCAACTATTCGGGCTCGGTCATTGTCAATGAAAGTACCAGCCGCTTCTTCGAGCCTGCACCGGGCCGCAACTGGCTGGCTGGTTTGGGCGCAGCATATACGTTCTAG
- a CDS encoding XdhC family protein — MENLDVMVLRTLRDWRTSGKRALLATVVRTWGSSPRPVGSIMALCEDGLVVGSVSGGCIEDDLIYRHTQAYSGKDSGNQIPMGAPGFVKYGVTADEAHRFGLPCGGTLELLLEYDPDAASLSTLVNALDAGQSMQRTVRLADGSVSLTPATAPAELDLSQTELVNTFGPEYRMLVIGAGQLSEYLATMALFSGFAVTVCDPREEYRSGWSVAGAKVVSEMPDDVVAAFRADRRSCVVALTHDPKLDDLALLEALKTDAFYVGAIGSRRNNGARKQRMIEHFEQTEASLARLRGPIGIYIGSKTPPEIAVSVMAEILAVKNGVTLPRDMDVARAKDELAIVANDPGELVCAMPRSYA; from the coding sequence ATGGAAAACCTCGATGTGATGGTGCTGCGCACCCTGCGCGACTGGCGCACGTCCGGCAAGCGCGCCTTGCTGGCCACCGTGGTGCGCACCTGGGGCTCCTCGCCGCGGCCCGTGGGCTCGATCATGGCGCTGTGCGAAGACGGCCTGGTCGTGGGCTCTGTGTCGGGTGGCTGCATCGAAGACGACCTGATCTATCGCCACACGCAGGCTTATTCAGGCAAGGATTCGGGCAACCAGATTCCCATGGGTGCGCCCGGTTTCGTCAAATACGGTGTCACGGCCGACGAGGCGCACCGCTTCGGCCTGCCCTGCGGCGGCACGCTCGAGTTGCTGCTGGAATACGACCCGGACGCCGCCAGCCTGTCCACGCTGGTCAACGCCCTGGACGCGGGCCAGTCGATGCAGCGTACCGTGCGCCTCGCTGACGGCAGCGTGTCGCTCACGCCGGCTACGGCGCCGGCAGAACTGGACTTGTCACAGACCGAACTGGTGAATACCTTTGGCCCTGAGTACCGCATGCTGGTAATCGGCGCGGGCCAGTTGAGTGAATATCTCGCGACCATGGCCCTGTTCAGTGGCTTTGCCGTGACGGTGTGCGATCCGCGCGAAGAGTACCGCAGTGGCTGGTCGGTGGCCGGCGCCAAGGTGGTCAGCGAGATGCCCGACGACGTGGTGGCGGCCTTCAGGGCGGATCGGCGCAGCTGTGTCGTGGCCCTCACGCACGATCCCAAGCTGGACGACCTGGCGCTGCTGGAGGCGCTCAAGACCGACGCCTTCTACGTGGGTGCCATTGGTTCGCGCCGCAACAACGGTGCGCGCAAGCAGCGCATGATCGAGCACTTCGAGCAGACCGAGGCCAGCCTGGCGCGCCTGCGCGGGCCGATTGGCATCTACATCGGCAGCAAGACGCCGCCGGAAATTGCGGTCAGCGTGATGGCCGAGATCCTCGCCGTCAAAAACGGCGTCACCTTGCCGCGCGACATGGACGTGGCCCGGGCCAAGGACGAGCTTGCCATCGTCGCCAATGATCCCGGCGAGCTGGTGTGCGCCATGCCGCGCAGCTACGCTTGA
- a CDS encoding response regulator, protein MNPNDHVRVLIVDDEAQYLQRCTAAVLADPSLRLTGAVTSGAAAIALLDHCPPDVMLIDPGLPDMLGIEVIRHAVRHCSHTHILVVAASADAGHVPACVDAGATGYLLKDVPAPRICVSIHELHDGGASIGPGMARHVLECFRQTPAAAAPVAPVNGAVRNGSPVLLSQRESDILRLVAKGMAFAEVGALLSISPHTVVTHVKKIYRKLAVHSRGEAVFEASQMGLL, encoded by the coding sequence TTGAATCCGAATGATCATGTCCGCGTACTGATCGTCGACGACGAGGCGCAATATTTGCAGCGCTGCACCGCTGCCGTGCTGGCCGACCCGAGCCTGCGCCTGACCGGGGCGGTGACCAGCGGCGCCGCTGCCATCGCGCTGCTGGATCATTGCCCGCCCGATGTGATGCTGATCGATCCGGGCCTGCCCGACATGCTCGGCATCGAAGTGATCCGCCACGCAGTCAGGCACTGTTCGCACACGCATATTCTGGTGGTGGCCGCGTCGGCGGATGCCGGTCATGTGCCGGCCTGTGTCGATGCGGGCGCGACGGGCTACCTGCTCAAGGATGTACCGGCGCCGCGCATCTGCGTCAGTATTCATGAGCTGCACGACGGCGGCGCATCGATCGGCCCCGGCATGGCCCGCCATGTTCTCGAGTGCTTCCGGCAGACCCCGGCTGCGGCGGCACCTGTGGCCCCGGTGAATGGGGCCGTACGCAACGGAAGTCCCGTGTTGCTGTCGCAGCGCGAGTCGGACATCCTGCGACTCGTGGCCAAGGGCATGGCCTTCGCCGAGGTTGGTGCGCTGCTCTCCATCTCGCCGCATACGGTGGTGACGCACGTCAAGAAAATCTACCGCAAGCTGGCGGTTCATTCGCGCGGGGAGGCCGTTTTCGAGGCCAGCCAGATGGGGCTGCTGTAA
- a CDS encoding hydantoinase B/oxoprolinase family protein yields the protein MNPDASLRWQFWIDRGGTFTDVVGRRPHADGSFSLVTHKLLSDNPEQYRDAAVAGIRHLLGLRPGEPVTPAQVACVKMGTTVATNALLERKGEPTLLVITRGFRDALRIAYQNRPRLFDRHILLPELLYSAVVEASERVGAHGEVIAPLDEALLKQELLAQYQKGLRSVSIVFMHGYRYTGHEKAASRIAAEVGFTQVSTSHETSPMMKLVSRGDTTVVDAYLSPILRRYVEQVQAEMPGVRLFFMQSSGGLADAHAFQGKDAILSGPAGGIVGMARTAQLAGIGRVIGFDMGGTSTDVSHFAGEFEREFETQVAGVRMRAPMMSIHTVAAGGGSILAFDGARFRVGPESAGANPGPASYRRGGPLAVTDANVMVGKLQPRYFPRVFGHQGDEALDADVVTAKFAALAQQTGRTAEDVAEGFIHIAVQQMANAIKKISVARGYDVTRYTLQCFGAAGGQHACQVADALGMTRVFVHPLAGVLSAYGMGLADQNVIREQAVELKLTDAALPEIAARLDALAATTEAELARQDVGRGGITTHRRVHVRYEGSDAALVVPWDEASTLVASHTALPPERASLAWEGPALREAVATISERFEAAYRQRFSFLMQGKGLVVEAVSVEAVAAGDAPSEPRLPMHEAREVPCRETVRLYSAGRWHDAALVVREDLRPGDMIPGPAIIAEQNATTVVEPGWAAALTELNHLLLERRAARAITFAAGTHADPVLLEVFNNLFMNIAEQMGLQLQNTAYSVNIKERLDFSCALFDADGNLIANAPHMPVHLGSMGESIKTVIRENAGAMQPGNVYVLNDPYHGGTHLPDITVITPVYLPGAASADTPRPLFYVGSRGHHADIGGITPGSMPPFSTTIEEEGVQINNFLLVERGVLREAEMLALLQSGKYPSRNPQQNLADLKAQIAANEKGVQELRRMVEHFGLEVVQAYMRHVQDNAEESVRRVITRLRDGSFTLLLDNGAQIQVAIRVNAAERSAVIDFTGTSKQQRNNFNAPTAVCMAAVLYVFRTLVDDDIPLNAGCLKPLAVIIPPGSMLNPNPPASVVAGNVETSTCITNALFGALGVMASSQPTMNNFTFGNARHQYYETISGGSGAGGEFDASGALVGGFDGTSVVQTHMTNSRLTDPEVLEFRFPVRLLSYEIRQGSGGAGHWRGGHGGVRRVQFLEAMTASILSNGRVHPAFGMAGGQPGQVGLNRVLRAGGTVEELAHIGQAGMQPGDVFEIHTPGGGGFGSA from the coding sequence ATGAACCCTGATGCTTCCCTTCGCTGGCAGTTCTGGATCGACCGCGGCGGCACGTTCACCGATGTGGTGGGCCGCCGGCCCCACGCAGACGGCAGCTTCTCCCTGGTGACGCACAAGCTGCTGTCCGACAACCCCGAGCAGTACCGCGATGCGGCGGTGGCAGGCATCCGCCATCTGCTGGGCCTGCGGCCCGGCGAGCCAGTCACACCGGCGCAGGTGGCATGCGTGAAGATGGGCACCACAGTCGCGACCAACGCGCTGCTCGAGCGCAAGGGCGAGCCTACGCTGCTGGTGATCACGCGCGGCTTTCGCGATGCGCTGCGCATCGCCTACCAGAACCGCCCGCGTCTGTTCGATCGCCACATCCTGCTGCCCGAGCTGCTGTACAGCGCCGTGGTGGAAGCGTCGGAGCGTGTCGGCGCGCACGGCGAGGTGATTGCGCCACTCGACGAAGCGCTATTGAAACAGGAGCTGCTTGCCCAATACCAGAAAGGGCTACGCAGCGTTTCGATCGTGTTTATGCACGGCTACCGCTATACCGGCCACGAAAAGGCCGCGAGCCGGATCGCCGCCGAGGTGGGTTTCACGCAGGTCAGCACCTCGCATGAAACCAGCCCGATGATGAAGCTGGTCAGCCGCGGCGACACGACCGTGGTGGATGCTTATCTGTCACCCATCCTGCGCCGCTACGTGGAGCAGGTGCAGGCCGAGATGCCGGGCGTGCGGCTGTTCTTCATGCAGTCGTCGGGCGGCCTTGCCGATGCACACGCCTTTCAGGGCAAGGATGCAATTTTGAGCGGCCCCGCGGGCGGCATCGTCGGCATGGCGCGCACCGCGCAGCTGGCGGGCATCGGCCGCGTGATCGGCTTCGACATGGGTGGCACCTCCACCGATGTGAGTCACTTCGCGGGCGAGTTCGAGCGCGAGTTCGAAACCCAGGTGGCGGGCGTGCGCATGCGCGCGCCGATGATGAGCATCCACACGGTGGCGGCCGGGGGCGGCTCGATTCTGGCCTTCGACGGCGCGCGCTTTCGTGTCGGCCCCGAGAGCGCCGGCGCCAACCCGGGCCCGGCCAGCTACCGGCGCGGCGGGCCGCTGGCGGTGACCGACGCGAATGTGATGGTCGGCAAACTCCAGCCGCGCTACTTTCCCCGGGTGTTCGGCCACCAGGGCGACGAGGCGCTGGATGCGGACGTGGTGACCGCGAAGTTTGCGGCGCTGGCGCAGCAGACCGGCCGCACGGCGGAGGACGTGGCCGAGGGCTTCATCCACATTGCCGTGCAGCAGATGGCCAATGCCATCAAGAAAATCTCGGTGGCGCGCGGCTACGACGTGACGCGCTACACCCTGCAATGCTTCGGCGCCGCCGGTGGTCAGCACGCCTGCCAGGTGGCCGATGCACTGGGCATGACGCGCGTGTTCGTGCATCCGCTGGCCGGTGTGCTGTCGGCCTACGGCATGGGCCTGGCCGACCAGAACGTGATTCGCGAGCAGGCGGTGGAGCTCAAACTGACCGACGCTGCATTGCCGGAAATCGCCGCCCGACTGGACGCGCTGGCGGCGACGACCGAGGCCGAGCTGGCGCGCCAGGACGTCGGCCGCGGCGGCATCACCACGCACCGGCGCGTGCATGTGCGCTACGAGGGCAGCGACGCCGCGCTGGTCGTGCCATGGGATGAGGCCTCCACACTTGTCGCTTCGCATACTGCGCTGCCCCCCGAGCGGGCGTCGCTTGCTTGGGAAGGCCCCGCGCTGCGCGAGGCCGTGGCGACGATTTCGGAACGTTTCGAAGCGGCCTATCGCCAGCGTTTTTCGTTCCTGATGCAGGGCAAGGGCCTGGTGGTCGAGGCGGTCTCGGTGGAGGCGGTGGCGGCGGGCGACGCACCGTCCGAGCCGCGCCTGCCCATGCATGAGGCGCGCGAGGTGCCGTGCAGGGAGACAGTGCGCCTGTACTCGGCGGGCCGGTGGCATGACGCGGCCCTGGTGGTGCGCGAAGACCTGCGTCCCGGCGACATGATCCCGGGACCGGCCATCATCGCCGAGCAGAACGCGACCACCGTGGTGGAGCCCGGCTGGGCCGCAGCCTTGACCGAGTTGAACCATTTGCTGCTGGAGCGGCGCGCGGCGCGCGCCATCACGTTCGCGGCCGGCACGCACGCGGACCCGGTGCTGTTGGAGGTCTTCAACAACCTGTTCATGAACATCGCCGAGCAGATGGGCCTGCAGCTGCAGAACACGGCCTACTCGGTGAACATCAAGGAGCGGCTGGACTTCAGCTGCGCACTGTTCGACGCCGACGGCAACCTGATCGCCAACGCGCCGCACATGCCGGTGCATCTGGGCTCGATGGGCGAGAGCATCAAGACCGTGATCCGCGAGAACGCGGGGGCCATGCAGCCGGGTAATGTGTATGTGCTCAACGACCCGTACCATGGTGGCACGCATCTGCCCGACATCACGGTGATCACGCCGGTGTATTTACCAGGTGCGGCCAGCGCCGACACGCCGCGCCCGCTGTTCTACGTCGGCTCGCGTGGGCACCACGCCGATATCGGCGGCATCACGCCGGGATCGATGCCGCCGTTCTCCACCACGATCGAGGAAGAGGGCGTGCAGATCAACAATTTCCTGCTGGTCGAGCGCGGCGTGCTGCGCGAGGCCGAGATGCTGGCGTTGCTGCAGAGCGGAAAGTATCCGTCGAGAAATCCGCAGCAGAACCTGGCCGACCTCAAGGCGCAGATCGCGGCCAATGAGAAGGGCGTGCAGGAACTGCGCCGGATGGTCGAGCACTTCGGGCTGGAGGTCGTGCAGGCGTACATGCGCCATGTGCAGGACAACGCCGAGGAGTCGGTGCGCCGCGTGATCACGCGACTGCGCGACGGCAGCTTCACGCTGCTGCTGGACAACGGCGCGCAGATCCAGGTCGCGATCCGCGTCAATGCGGCCGAGCGCAGCGCCGTCATCGACTTCACCGGCACCTCAAAGCAGCAGCGCAACAACTTCAACGCACCCACGGCGGTGTGCATGGCGGCGGTGCTCTACGTGTTCCGCACGCTGGTGGACGACGACATTCCGCTCAACGCCGGCTGCCTCAAGCCTCTAGCGGTCATCATCCCGCCCGGCTCCATGCTGAACCCGAACCCGCCGGCCTCGGTGGTGGCGGGCAATGTGGAGACCTCGACCTGCATTACCAACGCGCTGTTCGGTGCCTTGGGGGTGATGGCGTCCAGCCAGCCGACCATGAACAACTTCACCTTTGGCAACGCGCGGCACCAGTACTACGAAACCATCTCGGGCGGCAGCGGCGCGGGCGGCGAGTTCGACGCCAGCGGCGCGCTGGTGGGCGGTTTCGACGGCACCAGCGTCGTGCAGACCCATATGACCAACTCGCGCCTGACCGATCCCGAGGTGCTGGAGTTCCGCTTTCCGGTGCGGCTGCTGAGCTATGAAATTCGCCAGGGTTCCGGCGGCGCCGGGCACTGGCGCGGTGGCCACGGCGGCGTGCGGCGCGTGCAGTTCCTGGAGGCCATGACGGCCAGCATCCTGTCGAACGGACGGGTGCATCCGGCCTTTGGCATGGCGGGCGGGCAGCCGGGGCAGGTCGGCCTCAACCGCGTGCTGCGTGCCGGCGGCACGGTGGAGGAACTCGCGCACATCGGTCAGGCCGGAATGCAGCCCGGCGATGTGTTCGAGATTCACACGCCGGGCGGTGGCGGGTTCGGCAGCGCATGA